In Citrus sinensis cultivar Valencia sweet orange chromosome 4, DVS_A1.0, whole genome shotgun sequence, one DNA window encodes the following:
- the LOC102607468 gene encoding tyrosine decarboxylase-like produces MGSLTPDLELKYNSGSFTNPLDSEEFRRQGHMIIDFIADYYKNVEKYPVRSQVEPGYLRKRLPESAPYNPESMETILQDVQEHIVPGITHWQSPNYFAYFPSSGSIAGFLGEMLSSGFNVVGFNWISSPAATELENVVMDWLGQMLKLPKSFLFSGNGGGVIQGTTCEAILCTLTAARDRVLNKIGRENISKLVVYGSDQTHCALQKAAQIVGIDVKNFRAIKTTKSSSYGLSPDSLMAKINSDVEAGLIPLFLCATIGTTAITAVDTLKPLCDVAKQFGIWVHVDAAYAGSACICPEFRHFIDGVEGADSFSLNAHKWFFTTLDCCCLWVKDPSDLVNSLSTNPEYLKNKATESKQVVDYKDWQITLSRRFRSLKLWFVLRNYGVANLRHFLRSHVNMAKLFERLVGSDKRFEVVFPRHFAVVCFRVSPSAVMDKLKTKYENSLLSEEERINEFNRELLESINASGKAYMTHAVLGGIYAIRFAAGATLTEERHVMVAWTVVQEHLEALLSASKP; encoded by the coding sequence ATGGGCAGCCTCACACCCGATCTTGAACTCAAATACAATTCAGGTTCATTTACTAACCCTCTGGACTCAGAGGAATTCAGGAGGCAAGGCCACATGATCATTGACTTCATTGCTGATTACTACAAAAATGTCGAGAAATACCCGGTTAGAAGCCAAGTTGAACCTGGTTATCTCAGAAAACGGTTGCCGGAATCGGCCCCATACAATCCTGAGTCTATGGAGACAATTCTACAGGACGTACAAGAACACATCGTCCCAGGTATAACGCACTGGCAAAGTCCCAACTACTTCGCTTACTTTCCCTCAAGTGGTAGCATCGCCGGATTTCTCGGTGAAATGCTGAGTTCCGGATTTAATGTTGTGGGATTCAACTGGATCTCATCACCGGCTGCAACTGAGCTTGAGAATGTAGTTATGGATTGGCTTGGCCAAATGCTGAAGCTTCCCAAGTCTTTCCTTTTCTCGGGCAATGGCGGTGGAGTTATACAAGGAACTACATGTGAGGCCATTCTGTGCACGCTAACTGCAGCGAGAGATCGAGTTCTGAACAAGATTGGAAGAGAAAACATATCCAAGCTTGTTGTATATGGATCCGATCAAACTCATTGTGCCCTCCAGAAAGCTGCTCAGATTGTCGGAATCGATGTCAAGAATTTCCGAGCTATTAAGACAACAAAATCTTCATCCTATGGGCTGTCGCCAGACTCACTGATGGCAAAAATCAACTCGGATGTTGAAGCTGGACTGATCCCATTATTTCTATGTGCCACAATCGGGACGACTGCAATAACTGCTGTTGATACCTTAAAGCCACTTTGCGACGTAGCAAAACAATTCGGAATATGGGTCCACGTTGATGCTGCATATGCTGGAAGTGCTTGCATTTGCCCCGAGTTTCGACATTTTATTGACGGAGTTGAAGGTGCGGACTCGTTTAGTCTAAATGCACATAAGTGGTTTTTTACAACATTAGATTGTTGTTGCCTCTGGGTGAAGGATCCAAGTGATCTTGTGAACTCACTCTCAACAAATCCTGAGTACTTGAAGAACAAAGCCACCGAGTCCAAGCAAGTGGTGGATTACAAAGATTGGCAAATAACTCTGAGTCGAAGATTTCGTTCGCTGAAACTATGGTTTGTGTTAAGAAACTATGGCGTCGCAAATCTAAGACACTTCCTGCGCAGCCATGTAAACATGGCCAAGCTCTTTGAAAGGCTCGTGGGAAGTGATAAGAGGTTTGAAGTTGTGTTTCCAAGACATTTTGCCGTGGTCTGTTTTAGGGTTTCGCCATCAGCAGTTATGGATAAGCTCAAAACCAAATACGAAAATAGTCTGCTCTCAGAGGAAGAACGAATAAATGAGTTCAATCGAGAATTACTGGAGTCGATTAATGCATCTGGAAAAGCGTACATGACACATGCCGTTTTGGGAGGAATATACGCTATAAGATTTGCTGCTGGTGCTACGTTGACAGAAGAACGACACGTGATGGTGGCTTGGACGGTGGTGCAAGAGCACTTGGAAGCACTTCTAAGTGCAAGTAAACCCTAG
- the LOC102613874 gene encoding tyrosine decarboxylase, with protein sequence MGSLTSDPELKYNSGSFTNPLDSEEFRRQGHMIIDFIADYYKNVEKYPVRSQVEPGYLQKVLPESAPNNPESMETILQDVQQHIVPGITHWQSPNYFAYFPSSGSIAGFLGEMLSSGFNIVGFNWISSPAATELENIVMDWLGQMLKLPKSFLFSGNGGGVIQGTTCEAILCTLTAARDRVLNKIGRENISKLIVYGSDQTHCALQKAAQIVGIDVKNFRAIKTTKSSSYGLSPDSLMAQINSDVEVGLIPLFLCATIGTTAITAVDPLKPLCDVAKQFGIWVHVDAAYAGSACICPEFRHFIDGVEGADSFSLNAHKWFFATLDCCCLWVKDPRALVSSLSTNPEYLKNKATESMQVVDYKDWQITLSRRFRSLKLWFVIRNYGVANLRHFLRSHVNMAKLFERLVSGDKRFEIVFPCHFAVVCFRVSPSPVLMDKLKTKYVNCLLSEEEQINEFNRELLESINASGKAYMTHAVLGGIYAIRFATGATLTEKRHVVVAWTVVQQHLEAFQSAFKP encoded by the coding sequence ATGGGGAGCCTCACATCCGATCCTGAACTCAAATACAATTCAGGTTCATTTACTAACCCTCTGGACTCAGAGGAATTCAGGAGGCAAGGCCACATGATCATTGACTTCATTGCTGATTACTACAAAAATGTCGAGAAATACCCGGTTCGAAGCCAAGTGGAACCGGGTTATCTCCAAAAAGTGTTGCCAGAATCCGCCCCTAACAATCCTGAGTCTATGGAGACTATCCTCCAGGACGTACAACAACACATTGTCCCAGGTATAACGCACTGGCAAAGTCCCAACTACTTCGCTTACTTTCCCTCAAGTGGTAGCATCGCCGGATTTCTCGGTGAAATGCTGAGTTCTGGATTTAATATTGTGGGATTCAACTGGATCTCATCACCGGCTGCAACTGAGCTTGAGAATATAGTTATGGATTGGCTTGGCCAAATGCTGAAGCTTCCCAAGTCTTTCCTTTTCTCGGGCAATGGTGGTGGAGTCATACAAGGAACTACATGTGAGGCCATTCTGTGCACACTAACGGCAGCGAGAGATCGAGTTCTGAACAAGATTGGAAGAGAAAACATATCCAAGCTTATTGTATATGGATCTGATCAAACTCATTGTGCCCTCCAGAAAGCTGCTCAGATTGTCGGAATCGATGTCAAGAATTTCCGAGCTATTAAGACAACAAAGTCTTCATCCTATGGGCTGTCGCCAGACTCACTGATGGCACAAATCAACTCGGATGTAGAAGTTGGACTGATCCCATTATTTCTATGTGCCACAATCGGGACGACTGCAATAACTGCTGTTGATCCCTTAAAGCCACTTTGCGACGTAGCAAAACAATTCGGAATATGGGTCCACGTTGATGCTGCATATGCTGGAAGTGCCTGCATTTGCCCGGAGTTTCGACATTTTATTGACGGAGTTGAAGGTGCGGATTCGTTTAGTCTCAATGCACATAAATGGTTCTTTGCAACATTAGATTGTTGTTGCCTCTGGGTGAAGGATCCAAGAGCTCTTGTGAGCTCACTCTCAACAAATCCTGAGTACTTGAAGAACAAAGCCACCGAGTCGATGCAAGTGGTGGATTACAAAGATTGGCAAATAACTCTGAGTCGAAGATTTCGTTCGCTGAAACTATGGTTTGTGATAAGAAACTATGGCGTGGCAAATCTAAGGCACTTCCTTCGCAGCCATGTAAACATGGCCAAGCTTTTTGAAAGGCTTGTAAGCGGTGATAAGAGGTTTGAAATTGTGTTTCCCTGTCATTTTGCCGTGGTCTGCTTTAGGGTTTCGCCATCACCAGTACTCATGGATAAACTTAAAACCAAATACGTAAATTGTCTGCTCTCAGAGGAGGAACAAATAAACGAATTCAATCGAGAATTACTGGAGTCGATTAATGCATCTGGAAAAGCATACATGACACATGCCGTTTTGGGAGGAATCTACGCCATACGATTTGCCACTGGTGCTACGTTGACAGAGAAACGACACGTAGTGGTGGCGTGGACGGTGGTGCAACAGCACTTGGAAGCTTTTCAAAGTGCATTTAAACCCTAA